A single genomic interval of Cucumis sativus cultivar 9930 chromosome 5, Cucumber_9930_V3, whole genome shotgun sequence harbors:
- the LOC101218686 gene encoding pentatricopeptide repeat-containing protein At5g38730, with amino-acid sequence MNLLVQSMFAVVVKGHWNHLLKPKISSSLTSKSIHQILLRLSFYCSGPSLSWAFFKWVELIPDYKHSLQSSWAMIFILTEHKHFKTAQGLLEKIAHKDFISSPLVLNALVTSYDNPDVNAHILSWLMIIYVNCKMPQDAIQVLEYMRLHGFKPNLHACTVLLNSLAKDRLTDTVWKSYKKMIRVGVVPNIHIYNVLIHACCKSGDVEKAEQLVCEMELKSVFPDLYTYNTLISLYSRKSLHYEALCVQDRMERAGVSPDIVTYNSLIYGFCKEGKMREAVKLFREIKDVSPNHVTYTTLIDGYCRVNDFEEALRLCKVMEAKGLHLGVATYNSVLRKLCEEGRIRDANKLLNEMGERKVEPDNVTCNTLINAYCKIGDMKSALKVKSKMLDAGLQLDSFTYKALIHGFCWVRDMESAKELLFCMLDVGLSPGYCTYSWLVDGYCELGNEGAIISLLDEFLTKGYCVDLSVCRALIRRLCHQERVGFAEKIYSTMHLRGVSGDSVIYTSLAYAYWKDGKSNLVSEMLSEMTKRSLLINLKLYRCFNASYGPHNSILHLFWDHVAERGLLSKSITKEIQK; translated from the coding sequence ATGAATCTACTTGTCCAAAGTATGTTTGCCGTTGTGGTAAAAGGTCATTGGAATCACCTCTTGAAGCCTAAGATTAGTTCTAGCTTAACATCCAAATCCATCCACCAGATTCTCCTTCGGCTCTCGTTTTACTGTTCAGGTCCTTCACTTTCCTGGGCGTTTTTCAAGTGGGTTGAGTTGATTCCTGATTATAAGCATTCTTTGCAATCCTCATGGGCCATGATTTTTATCCTTACAGAGCacaaacatttcaaaactgCACAGGGTTTGCTTGAAAAGATTGCACATAAGGATTTCATATCCTCCCCATTGGTTTTAAATGCTTTGGTGACCAGCTATGATAATCCTGATGTGAATGCACATATTTTGAGCTGGCTTATGATAATATATGTGAATTGTAAGATGCCCCAGGATGCTATTCAGGTTCTTGAATATATGAGGCTTCATGGGTTTAAGCCTAATTTGCATGCCTGTACTGTGCTATTAAATTCCTTGGCGAAGGACAGGTTAACTGATACGGTATGGAAGAGTTATAAGAAAATGATTCGAGTTGGAGTTGTTCCtaatattcatatatacaaTGTGCTAATTCATGCTTGTTGCAAATCTGGGGATGTTGAGAAGGCTGAACAACTAGTCTGTGAAATGGAATTGAAGTCTGTTTTCCCTGATCTTTACACATATAACACATTGATATCTTTGTATTCTAGAAAGAGTCTGCATTATGAAGCTTTGTGTGTTCAAGATAGAATGGAAAGGGCAGGAGTCAGCCCTGACATTGTAACCTATAATTCCCTTATATATGGGTTTTGTAAAGAGGGCAAAATGAGAGAGGCTGTAAAGCTATTCCGTGAAATTAAGGACGTTTCTCCTAACCATGTTACGTATACCACATTAATTGATGGATATTGTAGAGTGAATGACTTTGAAGAAGCACTGAGATTATGTAAGGTGATGGAAGCTAAAGGTTTGCACCTGGGAGTTGCGACTTATAATTCAGTTCTTCGAAAATTATGCGAGGAAGGCAGGATAAGGGATGCAAATAAACTCTTGAATGAGATGGGTGAGAGGAAAGTTGAACCCGACAATGTCACTTGTAATACATTAATAAATGCTTACTGCAAAATTGGAGATATGAAGTCTGCATTGAAAGTGAAGAGCAAAATGTTGGATGCTGGACTGCAGCTCGACAGCTTTACGTATAAGGCCCTGATTCATGGATTTTGTTGGGTGAGAGATATGGAAAGTGCCAAAgaacttttattttgcatGCTCGATGTAGGATTAAGTCCTGGTTATTGTACATATTCATGGCTAGTTGATGGCTACTGTGAACTAGGAAATGAAGGAGCTATCATAAGTCTATTGGATGAGTTTTTGACAAAAGGTTATTGTGTGGATTTATCAGTTTGTAGGGCACTAATAAGAAGGCTGTGTCACCAAGAAAGGGTTGGTTTTGCTGAAAAAATATACAGCACCATGCATCTTAGGGGTGTATCAGGAGACAGTGTGATATACACAAGCCTGGCATATGCTTATTGGAAGGATGGAAAGTCAAATCTTGTCTCGGAGATGCTATCCGAAATGACTAAAAGAAGTTTATTGATAAACCTCAAACTATATAGGTGTTTCAATGCTTCTTATGGACCTCACAACAGTATTTTGCATCTCTTTTGGGATCATGTCGCAGAGAGAGGCTTATTATCGAAGAGCATCACCAaggaaatacaaaaataa
- the LOC101207581 gene encoding uracil-DNA glycosylase, mitochondrial: MASSSASLSSKTRTLIDIFQPALSKRLKTSQTLKTLATNDDKCDSDLTLASSSADISASQISRMETNKWIARSKRNLKTCSDRVSKWENGCVKLEELLVEETWFEALPGEFQKPYALNLCKFVQTEICSSGVPIYPPPSLIFNALNSTPFDRVKVVILGQDPYHGPGQAMGLSFSVPEGVKIPSSLLNIFKELRDDLGCSIPSHGNLGKWAVQGVLLLNAVLSVRKHQANSHAKRGWEQFTDAVIKTISQKKEGIIFLLWGNSAQAKLRLIDEKKHHILKAAHPSGLSANRGFFGCRHFSRTNILLKEMGTASIDWQL, encoded by the exons ATGGCTTCTTCCTCCGCTTCACTCTCATCCAAAACCAGAACCCTAATCGACATCTTCCAGCCAGCGCTTTCCAAACGCTTAAAAACCTCACAGACGTTGAAAACCTTAGCAACCAACGACGACAAATGCGATTCAGACCTCACATTGGCTTCCTCTTCCGCTGACATTTCTGCCTCCCAGATATCCCGCATGGAAACCAACAAATGGATCGCCAGATCCAAGCGCAATCTCAAAACTTGCTCAGATAGGGTTTCTAAATGGGAGAATGGATGTGTGAAGTTGGAGGAGCTTTTGGTGGAGGAGACATGGTTTGAAGCTCTTCCTGGAGAGTTCCAGAAGCCCTATGCTCTTAATCTTTGCAAATTTGTACAGACTGAAATTTGTAGTAGTGGTGTCCCTATTTATCCTCCTCCTTCTTTGATCTTTAATGCTCTGAATTCTACCCCTTTTGATAGGGTCAAAGTTGTTATTCTTGGCCAAGATCCTTATCATGGGCCTGGTCAAGCTATGGGTCTTTCATTTTCTGTTCCTGAGGGAGTTAAAATCCCATCTAGTCTTCTCAACATATTCAAGGAACTGAGGGATGATCTTGGTTGTTCCATCCCATCCCATGGAAATCTCGGGAAATGGGCCGTTCAG GGAGTCTTGTTGCTTAATGCTGTTCTCTCAG TTCGAAAGCATCAAGCGAACTCTCACGCTAAGAGAGGATGGGAACAATTTACTGATGCTGTCATCAAGACAATATCACAAAAGAAGGAAGGGATTATCTTTCTACTTTGGGGAAACTCCGCTCAAGCGAAATTGAG GTTAATTGATGAGAAAAAGCATCACATTCTCAAAGCAGCGCATCCTTCTGGTTTGTCTGCTAACAGAGGCTTCTTTGGTTGCAG GCATTTTTCTCGAACAAACATACTACTCAAGGAAATGGGTACTGCTTCCATAGATTGGCAACTTTGA